A window of Corallococcus macrosporus DSM 14697 contains these coding sequences:
- a CDS encoding extensin-like protein, translating to MKKAFEQNVSRAKPRLRLGALTGLVDPVEPAPPEPEAEAAPEPVAEAPDLSAEVRARVERARAPRPSAAQAMDAALREPEPEQDPVAYAEPEQDPAAYAAPEPEAAPVYEEPPPEPEAVADVPVTYGAPPPEPEALLDDAPSAEPVTFAAPPPALHFDAVSPPPEAHPMTQASAPVSMSHVTATVAEPVARVEAPPTEVEVQRPAPPREDSHDAAGRRERLKARLKAVRENPRPEPLPATVAEAGQRAVERITILQAELVKVKALNLSLTHDLEVARRQAEKATEEARLRMDEARRLSSEMEGRVKLLADLERELAALEGERDEALLSLQETRQALHAAAREREGLEDEVARGKQSLVDSLAEEERLAGELETAKDESSSLRRAVETLQGERDVLAQQVASLTAERAELLEARKALESVHRALSQATVR from the coding sequence ATGAAGAAAGCCTTTGAACAGAACGTGTCCCGCGCCAAGCCGCGCCTCCGCCTGGGCGCGCTGACGGGCCTCGTCGACCCCGTCGAGCCCGCGCCTCCCGAGCCCGAGGCCGAAGCGGCCCCCGAGCCCGTCGCCGAGGCCCCCGACCTCTCCGCCGAGGTGCGCGCCCGCGTCGAGCGCGCCCGCGCCCCGCGCCCCAGCGCCGCCCAGGCCATGGACGCCGCCCTGCGCGAGCCGGAGCCCGAGCAGGACCCCGTCGCCTACGCGGAGCCGGAGCAGGACCCCGCCGCCTACGCCGCGCCCGAGCCGGAAGCGGCGCCCGTCTACGAGGAGCCCCCGCCTGAGCCGGAGGCCGTGGCCGACGTGCCCGTCACCTACGGCGCGCCGCCGCCGGAGCCCGAGGCGCTGCTCGACGACGCGCCGTCCGCCGAACCCGTCACCTTCGCCGCGCCGCCCCCGGCGCTGCACTTCGACGCCGTCAGTCCTCCTCCGGAGGCGCACCCCATGACGCAGGCCTCGGCTCCCGTCTCCATGTCGCATGTCACCGCCACCGTCGCGGAGCCGGTGGCCCGTGTCGAGGCGCCGCCCACCGAGGTGGAGGTGCAGCGGCCGGCCCCGCCGCGCGAGGACTCGCACGACGCCGCGGGCCGCCGTGAGCGGCTGAAGGCCCGGCTCAAGGCGGTGCGGGAGAACCCGCGTCCGGAGCCGCTGCCCGCCACCGTGGCGGAGGCGGGCCAGCGCGCGGTGGAGCGCATCACCATCCTCCAGGCGGAGCTGGTGAAGGTGAAGGCGCTCAACCTCTCCCTCACGCACGACCTGGAAGTGGCGCGCCGTCAGGCGGAGAAGGCCACGGAAGAGGCCCGCCTGCGCATGGACGAGGCGCGCCGCCTGTCCTCGGAGATGGAGGGCCGGGTGAAGCTGCTGGCCGACCTGGAGCGCGAGCTGGCCGCGCTGGAGGGCGAGCGCGACGAGGCGCTGCTGTCGCTCCAGGAGACGCGGCAGGCGCTGCATGCCGCGGCCCGGGAGCGCGAGGGCCTGGAGGACGAGGTCGCCCGCGGCAAGCAGTCCCTGGTGGACAGCCTGGCCGAGGAGGAGCGGCTCGCCGGTGAGCTGGAGACCGCGAAGGACGAGTCCTCCTCGCTGCGCCGCGCCGTGGAGACGCTCCAGGGTGAGCGCGACGTGCTGGCCCAGCAGGTGGCCTCGCTCACCGCCGAGCGCGCCGAGCTGCTGGAGGCGCGCAAGGCCCTGGAGTCGGTGCACCGGGCCCTGAGCCAGGCCACGGTGCGCTGA
- a CDS encoding M48 family metalloprotease — MMRTGWKVLALVGLSAVTTSCKGLNTATLTQALDKVNTFSVEAQRCEKMHADPGVQEEYALGGALAINFVRRGDGLLLSGPDDALHRYVNVVGKNLAAQSARPTLEWTFGVLRDTSQFNAMSAPGGYVFVTRKLLQGLENEGELAGVLAHEIAHVTLKHAIRQYGEAKVKTCTLVTLGESALPPSAVRLLSAGRDGDGSLDLDKDSGLLGYLSEKTIELIDKGNAKEQELEADRVAVELMLSAGYTPDDYLALLAKTTDGGGAFANHPGKDERRDNILAHVQALKQPDGAFRGLATEGLRSPPLSPAFAAVRGGSSARGVAKDGK, encoded by the coding sequence ATGATGCGCACGGGTTGGAAGGTGCTCGCCCTGGTGGGGCTGAGCGCGGTGACGACGTCCTGCAAGGGCCTCAACACGGCCACGCTCACCCAGGCCCTGGACAAGGTGAACACCTTCTCCGTGGAAGCTCAGCGGTGCGAGAAGATGCACGCCGACCCCGGCGTCCAGGAGGAATACGCACTGGGCGGAGCGCTGGCCATCAACTTCGTGCGCCGGGGGGACGGACTGCTGCTGAGCGGCCCCGATGACGCGCTCCACCGCTACGTCAACGTCGTGGGGAAGAACCTGGCGGCGCAGTCCGCGCGGCCCACGCTCGAGTGGACCTTTGGCGTGCTGCGGGACACCTCCCAGTTCAACGCGATGTCCGCGCCCGGCGGCTACGTCTTCGTCACCCGGAAGCTGCTCCAGGGGCTGGAGAACGAAGGCGAGCTTGCTGGCGTGCTGGCCCACGAAATCGCCCACGTCACGCTCAAGCACGCCATCCGCCAGTACGGCGAGGCGAAGGTGAAGACGTGCACGCTCGTCACCCTGGGCGAGTCCGCCCTCCCTCCCTCCGCGGTGAGGCTGCTCTCCGCTGGCCGTGACGGCGACGGCTCGCTGGACCTGGACAAGGACTCGGGGCTGCTGGGCTACCTGAGCGAGAAGACCATCGAGCTCATCGACAAGGGCAACGCCAAGGAGCAGGAGCTGGAGGCGGACCGCGTCGCCGTCGAGCTGATGCTGTCCGCCGGCTACACGCCGGATGACTACCTGGCCCTGCTGGCCAAGACGACGGACGGGGGTGGCGCCTTCGCCAACCACCCGGGCAAGGACGAGCGCCGGGACAACATCCTGGCCCACGTCCAGGCGCTGAAGCAGCCGGACGGGGCCTTCCGTGGACTGGCCACCGAAGGGCTCCGCTCGCCGCCGCTCAGCCCCGCCTTCGCCGCCGTGCGCGGTGGGAGCAGCGCGCGCGGCGTGGCGAAGGACGGGAAGTAG
- a CDS encoding SH3 domain-containing protein → MEMKTRVAWATAVLTLALPTAAAAVKVGEPLYVKAKNTRVLASPSGSANAVAVLQPGERITWGGADAKHKQWHKVTTSTGKKGFVFQTNLSTTPPNMELVTGSGGTQQVDPKKFVASGAAVKALSPGAEQYGKDKGGDHGEAVDDIKALEALAKSVSTADIAAHVTAAGLFPVVGANDTVAKAGTNKRSGKR, encoded by the coding sequence ATGGAGATGAAGACGCGGGTGGCGTGGGCCACCGCCGTGCTGACGCTGGCGCTTCCAACGGCGGCGGCGGCCGTGAAGGTCGGCGAGCCGCTGTACGTGAAGGCGAAGAACACGCGCGTGCTGGCGAGCCCGTCCGGCTCGGCCAACGCCGTGGCGGTGCTCCAGCCCGGGGAGCGGATTACGTGGGGCGGCGCGGACGCGAAGCACAAGCAGTGGCACAAGGTGACGACGTCCACCGGGAAGAAGGGCTTCGTGTTCCAGACGAACCTGTCCACCACGCCGCCCAACATGGAGCTGGTGACGGGCAGCGGCGGCACCCAGCAGGTGGACCCGAAGAAGTTCGTGGCCAGCGGCGCCGCGGTGAAGGCGCTCAGCCCCGGCGCGGAGCAGTACGGCAAGGACAAGGGCGGGGACCACGGCGAGGCCGTGGACGACATCAAGGCGCTGGAGGCGCTGGCGAAGTCCGTGTCCACGGCGGACATCGCCGCCCACGTGACGGCGGCGGGGCTCTTCCCCGTGGTGGGCGCCAACGACACGGTGGCGAAGGCCGGAACGAACAAGCGGAGCGGCAAGCGATGA
- a CDS encoding CHASE2 domain-containing protein, which translates to MAGERLKTVRSRWRNHWRQMLGVAVLTTTLAAAWHQLDVRLGGFLEEAERSTYDTVVTRFTQRPEVSSQVVLVAIDQLSLKDIRANAQYALNFGNWPYSRNLWARVVEQLEAEGARAIVLDAVMDERGTDESMDLAFAQVLQATATPFFLGVSTHANAPRLPPADFSAPPPTEAPAADVLDAPRPSTAEETFPEEAGSETFMEEASEGVLPSVTPEQVARALAFPVRTDGRALPALDYETSSGERLPSHPVQPIPVLVDAVDGFGLVEPEADADGFMRRTRFVYSDGANAFATLPVRVAAGLLGASAIELSGRTLRLGSRAYAVDADGSAGIDFGGQLHDRFTSVPLISVLDAWVKRSQGQPTGLPPDVFRGKVVVIGGNAVGLNDVKATSFSSHEPGVVKQAAVLDTLLGSGRFITRAPLWASLALVFGVAFASAVLLMTTRWTPLEIAWPLGLYAGMSWVTGPILGLTNTYVLTALPALAGVLASVSAVAFNHLVANEEAAFIRQAFSRFMEPKLVEQMIAQRELPRLDGENVEITAFFSDIRGFSSFSERFKDDPRKLVRLLNTYLTRVSAALLKEGGCLDKYIGDAVVCLFGAPMRQADHALRGCRGALAAKAAVDRLREEFRAQGLPDMYTRIGVNTAVNFVGNFGSEQLFSYTAIGDGMNLAARLEGANKAYGSVIMIGPRTYELAREHIEVRELDRVRVAGKTEAVTVYELLALKGGLEARKRETVERYHAALALYRAARFEEAAAVLDARRVEDPEDGPTQALLERCQRYAKAPPPGFDGVANLDK; encoded by the coding sequence GTGGCAGGCGAGCGCTTGAAGACGGTCCGTTCGCGGTGGCGGAACCACTGGCGGCAGATGCTCGGTGTGGCGGTGCTGACCACCACGCTGGCCGCCGCATGGCACCAACTTGACGTGAGGCTGGGCGGGTTCCTGGAGGAGGCCGAGCGCTCCACCTACGACACCGTCGTCACCCGCTTCACCCAGCGGCCCGAGGTGTCATCGCAGGTGGTGCTGGTGGCCATCGACCAGCTCAGCCTGAAGGACATCCGCGCCAACGCGCAGTACGCCCTCAACTTCGGGAACTGGCCCTACAGCCGGAACCTGTGGGCGCGGGTGGTGGAGCAATTGGAGGCGGAGGGCGCCCGGGCCATCGTGCTCGACGCGGTCATGGACGAGCGCGGCACCGACGAGTCCATGGACCTGGCCTTCGCGCAGGTGCTCCAGGCCACGGCGACGCCCTTCTTCCTCGGCGTGTCCACCCATGCGAACGCGCCGCGGCTGCCCCCCGCGGACTTCAGCGCGCCGCCGCCCACGGAGGCCCCGGCCGCCGACGTCCTGGACGCGCCGCGCCCATCGACGGCGGAGGAGACGTTTCCGGAGGAGGCCGGCTCGGAGACGTTCATGGAGGAGGCCTCGGAGGGGGTCCTCCCCAGCGTCACGCCCGAACAGGTCGCCCGGGCCCTGGCGTTCCCGGTGCGCACGGACGGCAGGGCGCTTCCCGCGCTGGACTACGAGACGTCCTCGGGCGAGCGGCTCCCCAGCCACCCGGTGCAGCCCATCCCCGTGCTGGTGGACGCGGTGGACGGCTTCGGGTTGGTGGAGCCGGAGGCGGACGCCGACGGCTTCATGCGCCGCACCCGCTTCGTCTATTCGGATGGCGCCAACGCCTTCGCGACGCTGCCGGTGCGCGTGGCCGCGGGCCTGCTGGGCGCCAGCGCCATCGAGCTCTCCGGGCGCACGCTGCGCCTGGGCTCGCGCGCCTACGCCGTGGACGCGGATGGCAGCGCGGGCATCGACTTCGGCGGGCAGTTGCATGACCGCTTCACCAGCGTCCCGCTCATCTCCGTGCTCGACGCGTGGGTGAAGCGCAGCCAGGGACAGCCCACGGGCCTGCCGCCGGACGTGTTCCGCGGCAAGGTGGTGGTCATCGGCGGCAACGCGGTGGGGCTCAACGACGTCAAGGCCACGTCCTTCTCGTCCCACGAGCCCGGCGTGGTGAAGCAGGCGGCGGTGCTGGACACGCTGCTGGGCAGTGGCCGCTTCATCACCCGCGCGCCGCTGTGGGCGAGCCTGGCGCTCGTCTTCGGCGTGGCCTTCGCGTCGGCGGTGCTGCTGATGACCACGCGCTGGACGCCGCTGGAGATCGCGTGGCCGCTGGGGCTCTACGCGGGCATGAGCTGGGTGACGGGCCCCATCCTCGGGCTGACGAACACCTACGTCCTCACCGCCCTGCCCGCGCTGGCGGGCGTGCTGGCCAGCGTCAGCGCGGTGGCCTTCAACCACCTGGTGGCCAACGAGGAGGCGGCGTTCATCCGGCAGGCCTTCAGCCGCTTCATGGAGCCCAAGCTGGTGGAGCAGATGATTGCCCAGCGGGAGCTGCCCCGGCTGGACGGGGAGAACGTCGAAATCACCGCCTTCTTCAGCGACATCCGCGGCTTCTCCAGCTTCAGTGAGCGCTTCAAGGACGACCCGCGCAAGCTGGTGCGCCTGCTCAACACGTACCTGACGCGGGTGAGCGCGGCGCTGCTGAAGGAGGGCGGGTGCCTGGACAAGTACATCGGCGACGCCGTGGTGTGCCTCTTCGGCGCGCCGATGCGGCAGGCGGACCACGCGCTGCGCGGCTGCAGGGGCGCGCTGGCGGCGAAGGCGGCGGTGGACCGGCTGCGCGAGGAGTTCCGCGCCCAGGGCCTGCCGGACATGTACACGCGCATCGGCGTCAACACGGCGGTGAACTTCGTGGGCAACTTCGGCAGCGAGCAGCTCTTCAGCTACACCGCCATCGGTGACGGGATGAACCTGGCCGCGCGGCTGGAGGGCGCGAACAAGGCCTACGGCTCCGTCATCATGATTGGCCCGCGCACCTACGAGCTGGCCCGCGAGCACATCGAGGTGCGGGAGCTGGACCGGGTGCGCGTGGCGGGCAAGACGGAGGCCGTCACGGTGTACGAGCTGCTCGCGCTCAAGGGCGGGCTGGAGGCGCGCAAGCGGGAGACGGTGGAGCGGTACCACGCGGCGCTGGCGCTCTACCGCGCGGCGCGGTTCGAGGAAGCAGCGGCGGTGCTGGACGCGCGCCGCGTAGAGGACCCGGAGGACGGCCCCACGCAGGCGCTGCTGGAGCGCTGCCAACGGTATGCGAAGGCGCCGCCGCCGGGCTTCGACGGCGTGGCGAACCTGGACAAATGA
- a CDS encoding ferritin-like domain-containing protein — protein MKTTTSDMGRNRTGVATSPVDSADITQEAEKHQPSHLGDGSLLLKVRQLYAKESEGLGSVPPPASLKGVAKTAVDALKGAKSTVFIDKLGERLAFERSGTRLYEGALAKYDVYGGWDGGPTREGLEKIYNDELSHFLMLTEALKSLGADPTAMTPSADVTAVVSQGLPLLISDPRSNLRQSLEALLVAELTDNACWEMLLDLARDLGHDALAERFQLALDSEVQHLQWVRGWLAAGVTAEARREPTGAERAGAQPPA, from the coding sequence ATGAAGACGACCACCAGCGACATGGGGCGCAACCGGACGGGCGTGGCCACCTCGCCCGTCGACAGCGCGGACATCACCCAGGAGGCGGAGAAGCACCAGCCCAGCCACCTGGGAGACGGCTCGCTCCTCCTCAAGGTCCGGCAACTCTACGCGAAGGAGTCCGAGGGCCTGGGCAGCGTGCCGCCGCCGGCCAGCCTCAAGGGCGTGGCGAAGACGGCCGTGGACGCGCTCAAGGGCGCCAAGTCCACCGTCTTCATCGACAAGCTGGGGGAGCGGCTCGCCTTCGAGCGCAGCGGCACCCGCCTCTATGAAGGCGCGCTCGCCAAGTACGACGTCTACGGCGGCTGGGACGGCGGGCCCACGCGCGAGGGCCTGGAGAAAATCTACAACGACGAGCTGTCCCACTTCCTCATGCTCACCGAGGCCCTGAAGTCCCTGGGCGCCGACCCCACGGCGATGACGCCCAGCGCGGACGTCACCGCGGTGGTGTCCCAGGGTCTGCCGCTGCTCATCTCGGACCCACGCTCCAACCTGCGCCAGTCGCTGGAGGCGCTGCTGGTGGCGGAGCTGACGGACAACGCCTGCTGGGAGATGCTCCTCGACCTGGCGCGCGACCTGGGACACGACGCGCTGGCGGAGCGCTTCCAGCTCGCGCTGGATTCGGAGGTCCAGCACCTCCAGTGGGTGCGGGGCTGGCTGGCCGCGGGCGTCACCGCGGAGGCGCGCAGGGAGCCCACCGGCGCGGAGCGCGCGGGCGCCCAGCCCCCGGCGTAG
- a CDS encoding DUF924 family protein codes for MASAEEVLGFWFNQPRERWFLRDEAFDDECRRRFLPAVERAAAGELDAWKDEPRSCVALLLLLDQLPRNLFRGTPQAFASDARAREVARHALARGLDMALPPLWRQFMYLPFEHSESVNDQRLSVALFEVLALYHADSREALDYARQHRDVIQRFGRFPHRNVTLGRSTTPEESAFLQEPGSSF; via the coding sequence ATGGCGAGCGCAGAGGAAGTCCTGGGCTTCTGGTTCAACCAGCCACGCGAGCGGTGGTTCCTACGGGATGAGGCCTTCGACGATGAGTGCCGGCGCCGCTTCCTGCCCGCGGTGGAGCGCGCCGCGGCGGGCGAGCTGGACGCATGGAAGGACGAGCCCCGGAGCTGCGTGGCCCTGCTCCTGCTGCTGGACCAGCTCCCGCGCAACCTCTTCCGCGGCACGCCCCAGGCGTTCGCCTCGGACGCGCGGGCGCGCGAGGTGGCCCGGCACGCGCTGGCGCGGGGCCTGGACATGGCCCTGCCGCCGCTGTGGCGGCAGTTCATGTACCTGCCCTTCGAGCACAGCGAGTCCGTCAACGACCAGCGGCTGTCGGTGGCCCTCTTCGAGGTGCTGGCGCTGTACCACGCGGACAGCCGCGAGGCGCTCGACTACGCCCGGCAGCACCGGGACGTCATCCAGCGCTTCGGGCGCTTCCCGCATCGCAACGTGACGCTGGGCCGGTCCACGACTCCGGAGGAGTCCGCCTTCCTCCAGGAGCCGGGCTCGTCGTTCTGA
- a CDS encoding TspO/MBR family protein, whose product MDWTVEPTTRTMPGPVRRTALNPTLRKESVVALGVFGALTFGAAALGARVSSADSRWYRRLRKPAFQPPAKVFGPVWTVLYGLIALSGWRVWTAPAGAARSQALAWWGIQMGCNAAWSWLFFGRHQPRRALVDNLALLGSVTAYVAATKDVDRPAAWMVAPYLGWVGFANVLNAEIVRLNP is encoded by the coding sequence ATGGACTGGACGGTGGAACCGACGACACGGACGATGCCGGGCCCGGTGCGGCGCACGGCCCTCAACCCCACGCTGCGCAAGGAGTCCGTGGTGGCGCTGGGCGTCTTCGGCGCCCTGACGTTTGGCGCGGCGGCGCTGGGCGCGCGCGTCAGCTCCGCGGACTCGCGCTGGTACCGGCGCCTGCGCAAGCCCGCGTTCCAGCCGCCAGCGAAGGTGTTCGGCCCCGTGTGGACGGTGCTGTACGGCCTCATCGCCCTCTCCGGCTGGCGCGTGTGGACGGCGCCCGCGGGCGCGGCCCGCTCCCAGGCGCTGGCCTGGTGGGGCATCCAGATGGGGTGCAACGCGGCCTGGTCCTGGCTCTTCTTCGGCAGGCACCAGCCTCGCCGCGCGCTGGTGGACAACCTGGCGCTGCTGGGCAGCGTGACGGCGTACGTCGCCGCCACCAAGGACGTGGACCGCCCCGCGGCCTGGATGGTGGCGCCGTACCTGGGGTGGGTGGGCTTCGCGAACGTGCTCAACGCCGAAATCGTCCGCCTCAACCCCTGA